A genomic stretch from Elusimicrobiota bacterium includes:
- a CDS encoding ASCH domain-containing protein has protein sequence MKAISLKQPWAVWVVRGRWVIKNGKALERKDIETRTWSTKYRGPLLICASKSIDYAAMEFYDHSDSCAVSEQFKIETGVAVGIADLVNCRPMTPEDEQRAMCACEAGRFAWDLKDIRAINPFPVRGALGLFEVAMTEDAR, from the coding sequence ATGAAAGCCATCAGCCTCAAGCAGCCTTGGGCCGTCTGGGTAGTCCGCGGTCGTTGGGTAATCAAGAACGGGAAGGCCCTAGAGCGCAAGGATATCGAGACCCGCACGTGGAGCACCAAGTACCGCGGCCCGCTGCTCATCTGTGCCAGCAAGAGCATCGACTACGCGGCGATGGAGTTCTACGACCACTCCGACTCGTGCGCCGTTTCGGAGCAGTTCAAGATTGAGACGGGCGTGGCCGTGGGAATCGCCGACCTGGTCAACTGCCGACCGATGACCCCGGAGGACGAGCAGCGCGCCATGTGCGCCTGCGAGGCGGGGCGTTTTGCCTGGGACCTGAAAGACATCCGAGCCATCAATCCATTCCCGGTTCGGGGGGCCCTTGGTCTCTTCGAGGTCGCCATGACTGAGGACGCGCGGTGA
- a CDS encoding DUF4116 domain-containing protein: protein TAEVCLEAVRQDGDALMYVKEQTAEVCLEAVRQDGDALRYVKEQTAEVCLEAVRQDGDALRYVKEELITGA, encoded by the coding sequence GACGGCCGAGGTCTGCCTGGAGGCCGTGCGCCAGGACGGCGACGCGCTCATGTACGTGAAGGAGCAGACGGCCGAGGTCTGCCTGGAGGCCGTGCGCCAGGACGGCGACGCGCTCAGGTACGTGAAGGAGCAGACGGCCGAGGTCTGCCTGGAGGCCGTGCGCCAGGACGGCGACGCGCTCAGGTACGTGAAGGAGGAACTCATCACCGGCGCCTGA